From one Bacillus sp. FJAT-42376 genomic stretch:
- a CDS encoding site-specific integrase, giving the protein MRKYELLANKEFNISNLTYERKLEFQEQLISDWEKQQLVKGFTTATVALNLRNIREFMMLSNKFCWEINPDDVENFYLSLLGKGLAHSTRRKYQSNISTFYEYLRARKSADILNKIGVRVPDVLDEFNKFFHRKDDNDVRVVPPNKETLEIFFDGLKEHMIKGRKYYTVARDYVFFKTLMMTGLRINELVMLDVKDVRFDLGNKGKIHVRFGKGSRGTGHKLRWVPMLTRVDELLKWYIDEILPNFQINTDKSGPLFLSESGTRVSRDTMRANLTRRQDDIGISESERFSAHQLRHAFATNYVELGVDILTMSHLLGHSNISTTAGYLEPSNDFIERRVRIAQEKWKSQMEEMAKEVNT; this is encoded by the coding sequence ATGAGGAAATATGAGTTGTTAGCGAATAAGGAATTTAATATAAGTAATCTTACATATGAGAGGAAGTTGGAATTTCAAGAGCAGCTCATTAGTGATTGGGAAAAGCAACAATTGGTAAAAGGATTTACTACTGCTACTGTTGCTTTAAATTTAAGGAACATACGAGAGTTTATGATGCTTTCTAATAAATTCTGCTGGGAAATAAACCCAGATGATGTAGAGAACTTTTATTTGAGCTTGTTAGGTAAAGGTTTAGCACATAGTACTAGACGGAAATATCAATCTAACATATCTACTTTTTATGAGTATTTACGTGCGAGAAAGAGTGCAGATATACTTAATAAAATTGGGGTAAGAGTTCCTGATGTTTTAGATGAATTCAATAAATTTTTCCATAGAAAAGATGATAATGATGTTAGAGTAGTTCCTCCCAATAAAGAGACCTTAGAAATTTTTTTTGATGGGTTAAAGGAACATATGATTAAGGGGAGAAAATACTATACAGTCGCAAGAGACTATGTTTTCTTTAAAACATTAATGATGACTGGATTAAGAATTAATGAACTAGTTATGCTTGATGTTAAAGATGTAAGATTTGACTTAGGAAACAAAGGTAAAATTCATGTTAGATTTGGGAAGGGGAGTAGGGGGACTGGGCATAAACTAAGATGGGTTCCTATGTTAACTAGAGTAGATGAGCTTCTAAAATGGTATATTGATGAGATATTACCTAACTTTCAAATTAATACTGATAAATCAGGGCCCCTTTTTTTATCAGAGTCAGGAACAAGGGTTAGTAGAGACACGATGAGAGCTAATTTAACTCGAAGGCAAGATGATATAGGCATATCAGAATCAGAAAGATTTAGTGCCCATCAGCTAAGACATGCATTTGCAACTAATTATGTAGAACTTGGGGTAGATATTTTAACAATGAGTCATCTACTAGGCCACTCAAATATTTCAACTACTGCGGGTTACCTAGAACCAAGTAATGATTTCATTGAACGTAGGGTGCGGATTGCACAGGAAAAATGGAAATCTCAGATGGAGGAAATGGCAAAGGAGGTAAATACATGA
- a CDS encoding helix-turn-helix transcriptional regulator has translation MSIKWRLRQVMAKNDIWSGSELARVMEEKTGYRMSPPSISALLNDVPKQMKITTLDALCSALNCKPHDLLDHTPTRIEVKNPNVNSQQHEKKVVNSSNRQLPPV, from the coding sequence ATGAGTATTAAATGGAGATTAAGGCAAGTAATGGCCAAGAATGATATTTGGTCTGGTTCTGAATTAGCAAGAGTCATGGAGGAAAAGACGGGGTATAGAATGTCTCCACCCTCTATATCTGCATTATTAAATGATGTACCTAAACAAATGAAAATAACAACTTTAGACGCACTTTGTTCAGCTTTGAATTGCAAACCGCATGATTTATTGGATCATACGCCCACAAGAATCGAGGTTAAGAATCCAAATGTTAATAGTCAGCAGCATGAAAAAAAAGTGGTTAATAGTAGCAATCGCCAATTACCACCAGTTTAA
- a CDS encoding endospore germination permease, translating into MNHVITKQQLFFLVLSFTTGSSILMAPGLTAISAKNEAWFSMIIAGGIGLLLNLLLVWLLKKYHYASIFEITEKVCGRAGGFIINALIIFYALNLAAYILRNISNFMTTSISPESNPAGFQILLLLVVMYSVYFGLNNLATVNQFFLPLTLSMLGVSLLLVMNQFDLANLKPFFSRGIKPLLHGAYPVLGFPFIEVILISSFFTYVSNKKGLGRSYLISLFIGAAVLSFTTFVSIAIQGFDLVIRQTYSTFELMRDITIVKLFERIEVLIGVFWIFGIFVKITFCMQSAMLGFKAMTKHRTYRPFILPASLFVWTMSNRIHLKLIDFNNFVFQYWTLWWFLLYVLFILLLAAGLLAGKHKASHGRM; encoded by the coding sequence ATGAATCATGTGATAACGAAACAGCAGCTCTTTTTTCTGGTGCTCAGCTTTACGACGGGAAGTTCGATTTTAATGGCTCCGGGCTTAACTGCTATTTCCGCAAAAAATGAAGCGTGGTTCTCTATGATCATAGCAGGGGGAATCGGTCTTTTGCTAAATCTCTTGCTTGTATGGCTTCTAAAAAAATACCATTACGCCTCGATCTTTGAGATTACTGAAAAAGTCTGCGGGAGAGCCGGGGGCTTTATTATAAATGCCTTGATCATCTTTTATGCTTTAAATCTTGCTGCCTATATCCTGAGGAATATCAGCAATTTTATGACGACGTCCATTAGCCCGGAAAGCAATCCGGCCGGTTTTCAAATTTTGCTTTTGCTCGTTGTCATGTATTCTGTTTATTTCGGATTAAATAATTTGGCGACCGTGAATCAATTTTTTCTTCCGCTTACGCTATCAATGCTCGGGGTATCTCTCTTGCTGGTCATGAATCAATTTGATTTAGCTAATTTAAAGCCCTTTTTTTCAAGGGGGATTAAGCCGCTGCTTCACGGTGCCTATCCCGTTCTTGGTTTTCCCTTTATTGAAGTAATCCTCATTTCTTCATTTTTTACTTATGTAAGCAATAAAAAAGGGCTGGGGCGGTCTTATCTTATCTCTCTTTTTATTGGAGCCGCTGTTCTATCTTTTACAACCTTCGTCAGTATCGCCATTCAGGGCTTCGATCTGGTCATCCGCCAAACATATTCAACTTTTGAACTGATGCGTGATATTACCATTGTTAAACTGTTTGAACGGATTGAAGTGCTTATAGGCGTATTCTGGATTTTTGGCATCTTCGTAAAAATTACTTTCTGTATGCAGTCGGCTATGCTTGGTTTTAAGGCGATGACCAAGCATAGGACATACAGGCCGTTTATTCTCCCGGCATCGCTTTTCGTATGGACGATGTCTAACCGGATTCATTTAAAGCTGATTGATTTTAATAACTTTGTTTTTCAGTATTGGACGCTTTGGTGGTTTCTTTTATATGTTCTGTTCATTCTTCTTTTAGCAGCAGGGCTTCTTGCGGGTAAGCATAAGGCTTCTCATGGCAGAATGTAA
- a CDS encoding Maf family protein: MHAHLEQHLILASGSPRRKEILENLRIPFNVMITDADESIDPGLSPEDAVQYLAAKKARHAAAAFPDSFVVAADTVVVLDGRILGKPEDEQDAIRTLGLLSGRTHHVLTGVSILKGTKEKTFYVSTEVVFWDLSSEEIQSYAETGEPLDKAGSYGIQGLGGLFVKEIKGDYFSVVGLPASRLIRELREIGFSV, encoded by the coding sequence ATGCACGCACATCTTGAGCAGCATCTTATATTAGCTTCAGGCTCCCCAAGAAGAAAGGAAATTCTTGAAAATTTGCGCATCCCGTTTAATGTGATGATTACAGATGCAGACGAATCAATTGATCCCGGATTATCACCTGAGGATGCTGTGCAGTATCTGGCAGCAAAGAAAGCAAGACATGCAGCCGCCGCTTTCCCGGACTCATTTGTAGTGGCAGCGGATACGGTCGTCGTACTCGATGGCAGAATCCTGGGCAAACCTGAAGATGAGCAGGACGCGATCCGGACGCTGGGGTTATTATCCGGGAGAACCCACCACGTATTAACAGGGGTGTCGATTTTAAAAGGAACCAAGGAAAAAACGTTTTATGTTTCGACGGAAGTAGTCTTCTGGGACCTTTCGAGCGAGGAAATTCAAAGCTATGCAGAAACCGGAGAACCGCTGGACAAAGCAGGATCCTATGGGATTCAGGGACTGGGCGGACTTTTTGTGAAAGAAATTAAAGGGGATTACTTTTCAGTCGTAGGCTTGCCGGCTTCCAGGCTGATCCGCGAATTAAGAGAGATAGGATTTTCCGTTTAA
- a CDS encoding spore germination protein, translated as MRQQKTKQERLHALDQRRSDWAALPISRQLFENEQTLLSLFGNSRDLIRQPYQLETFSFMAVYLENMADRQQIEEFIISPMLNQLREGIPEDDPGWIQRTIQTSAGLQTAQDFSKVTDALIRGGVILFIGHQAFAYSIPLTSWKSRTIEEPQTQTMVRGPREGFVELIADNIPLLRRRISTPLLHFTSVTAGKITQTKLSIAYIEGLVNQRVLDHVRKQLDSLQADKLFETGMLEELLKENRMTPFPVFLSTERPDVAASALTEGKVVIMMEGTPFCIIAPGTFWSFFQAAEDYYQNYDIASLVRIVRLIAYIISLAFPATYIAVTTFHQELIPSELLISLAAQREGVPFPAFVEALLMEVIFEILREAGVRMPRPVGSAVSIVGAIVIGESAVAAGLVSPAIVIVVSLTAISSFVAPYYSFAGASRLLRFLLMVIASTVGIYGMIIFFIGLVIHLASVTSAGVPYFQPFAPLRLDEQKDGLLRMPLWISNTKLYKQMQKKQESGGQA; from the coding sequence ATGCGGCAGCAAAAAACCAAACAAGAGCGGTTACATGCATTGGATCAGCGCCGATCAGACTGGGCGGCTCTCCCGATCAGCAGGCAACTATTCGAAAATGAACAGACTCTCCTATCGCTGTTCGGAAATAGCAGGGATTTAATTCGGCAGCCGTATCAGCTCGAAACGTTTTCTTTTATGGCGGTATACTTGGAAAATATGGCGGATCGCCAGCAAATAGAGGAATTTATTATTTCTCCTATGCTTAACCAGCTGCGCGAAGGCATCCCGGAGGATGATCCGGGGTGGATTCAAAGAACCATTCAAACTTCTGCCGGGCTTCAGACAGCCCAGGATTTCAGTAAAGTGACAGACGCCCTGATAAGGGGCGGTGTCATTTTGTTTATCGGCCATCAGGCGTTTGCTTATTCGATTCCACTGACTTCCTGGAAAAGCAGGACGATTGAAGAGCCTCAAACCCAAACGATGGTCCGGGGACCAAGGGAAGGATTCGTTGAATTAATAGCAGATAATATTCCCCTGTTACGAAGAAGGATTTCGACTCCGCTCCTTCATTTTACGTCTGTTACGGCGGGGAAAATCACACAGACGAAACTATCAATCGCTTATATTGAAGGACTTGTCAATCAGCGTGTGCTGGACCATGTCAGAAAACAGCTGGATTCTCTCCAAGCGGATAAATTATTTGAAACAGGGATGCTTGAGGAACTATTAAAAGAAAATCGGATGACCCCGTTTCCTGTCTTTTTATCAACGGAGCGTCCGGATGTAGCGGCTTCTGCCCTGACTGAAGGAAAAGTCGTGATTATGATGGAAGGAACCCCTTTTTGCATCATTGCCCCGGGGACATTCTGGTCCTTCTTCCAGGCAGCCGAAGATTACTATCAAAATTATGATATTGCCTCCCTAGTGCGCATCGTCCGTTTAATAGCCTATATCATTTCACTGGCTTTTCCAGCTACCTATATTGCAGTTACGACGTTTCATCAAGAATTAATTCCTTCTGAACTTCTGATCAGCCTCGCTGCTCAAAGGGAAGGGGTGCCGTTTCCTGCATTCGTGGAAGCTCTCCTTATGGAGGTTATTTTTGAAATCCTCCGTGAAGCCGGGGTCCGTATGCCGCGACCGGTAGGGTCAGCCGTATCAATTGTAGGGGCAATTGTGATAGGCGAGTCAGCAGTTGCAGCCGGCCTTGTTTCCCCTGCGATTGTCATCGTCGTTTCCTTAACAGCTATTTCAAGCTTTGTGGCCCCCTACTATTCTTTTGCGGGAGCGAGCCGGCTGCTTCGTTTTTTGCTGATGGTGATTGCTTCTACAGTCGGAATCTACGGAATGATTATTTTCTTCATCGGGTTAGTGATCCATCTGGCATCTGTTACATCTGCCGGAGTCCCTTATTTTCAGCCCTTTGCTCCCCTCAGACTGGATGAACAGAAGGACGGGCTTTTAAGAATGCCTTTATGGATATCAAACACGAAGCTGTATAAGCAGATGCAAAAAAAACAGGAAAGCGGTGGGCAGGCATGA
- a CDS encoding SPOR domain-containing protein, producing MDKQIKGRTIKIRMNGESAADEKIIPFSSWEEQAAKESAASAEPEKDEFEWILPDEDGDIFEEDPKVLVKHTEKKKGWSFPAESHKGGQDRLFPIKQFLFTVIVAVVLGISFGFIALNVISNDDMPAAAQPSEGGGEAAGTGTGSVQNGETPPAAANKGASGKMATFVVQNGKFSSRSSADQIADEMKGKGFAAVVREEGGAYFVYGGMGFSKEETASLSKNYQTLQMEAWGGKQTEWKIAESGKAAESLQQAAEKITAASLQAISGGQPDLSKLKTASLDLKEVKEDSRLKANLSSAAALLSSSPSAPNGWKAQQMILDGLKGDK from the coding sequence GTGGACAAGCAAATAAAAGGACGGACCATTAAGATCAGAATGAATGGGGAATCTGCTGCAGATGAAAAGATTATTCCTTTCTCTTCGTGGGAAGAGCAGGCCGCAAAGGAATCGGCCGCATCAGCGGAACCGGAGAAAGATGAGTTTGAATGGATTCTGCCGGATGAGGATGGAGATATATTCGAGGAAGATCCGAAAGTTCTGGTGAAGCACACGGAGAAGAAGAAGGGCTGGTCTTTCCCGGCTGAGTCCCATAAAGGGGGCCAGGACCGGCTCTTTCCTATTAAGCAATTTCTGTTTACGGTCATTGTCGCGGTTGTACTGGGAATCTCGTTTGGCTTTATTGCCTTGAATGTCATTTCCAATGATGACATGCCTGCCGCTGCACAGCCGTCAGAAGGAGGAGGAGAAGCAGCGGGAACCGGCACAGGCTCTGTGCAAAACGGAGAAACTCCTCCTGCCGCCGCCAATAAAGGTGCTTCTGGAAAGATGGCCACGTTTGTGGTTCAGAACGGGAAGTTTTCATCCCGTTCTTCGGCCGACCAGATCGCAGATGAAATGAAGGGCAAAGGATTTGCCGCTGTTGTCCGCGAAGAGGGCGGTGCTTATTTCGTATACGGAGGAATGGGTTTTTCTAAAGAAGAAACGGCCAGCCTCAGCAAAAATTATCAGACCCTGCAAATGGAGGCGTGGGGAGGAAAACAGACTGAATGGAAGATTGCAGAATCCGGAAAGGCTGCCGAGTCTTTGCAGCAGGCAGCGGAAAAGATAACTGCCGCCTCCCTTCAAGCCATTTCCGGAGGACAGCCTGACCTTAGTAAGCTCAAGACGGCCTCTTTAGATTTAAAGGAGGTAAAGGAAGATTCACGCTTAAAGGCCAATCTTTCTTCCGCAGCTGCATTGCTGTCATCCAGTCCTTCTGCACCGAACGGATGGAAAGCCCAGCAGATGATTCTGGACGGTTTGAAAGGCGATAAGTAA
- a CDS encoding Ger(x)C family spore germination protein: protein MKRGSLVLSLLFILTSCGRVELNELAIVSGLGFDVSPEGISMQLQIVNPGATAKSKGATDSGGSGGAVYSYTITGPTVTDIMEKARNMFSRKLYFAHISVIVAGEEFAKTKGLLPIIDYLERYYQIRDNVNVFIAKGNSAKDLFHVYIPIQNMPALSIARRVDVYGGSMGLKKGIEFQDVLRWNYGGYTEPVIPGIQKTTPADASDSAVLNNINGNMKMFEMTGFALFQDSKLIGWYSPGESRGWGLLKNMVDVFETTVECPGYPNERIGLKFSHTKGKLKNISIDPLEYEAEVSATAEVGEVTCPIVLEKGDGLNRIEKSAEKKLQEEMQQAFQTAISQKTDVIGLRQLLYENHYKEWLKRKDQWDDMFSRARLKTKATVNVQITGLRVKSIYEK from the coding sequence ATGAAGAGAGGTTCCCTTGTCCTTTCCCTTCTTTTCATTCTTACCTCATGCGGCAGGGTGGAGCTGAATGAGCTTGCCATCGTATCAGGCCTTGGGTTTGATGTCAGCCCGGAAGGAATCAGTATGCAGCTGCAAATCGTCAATCCCGGAGCCACGGCAAAATCAAAAGGTGCAACAGATTCAGGGGGTTCCGGAGGGGCTGTTTATTCGTATACCATTACCGGCCCCACGGTTACTGACATTATGGAAAAAGCAAGGAACATGTTTTCTAGGAAGCTTTATTTTGCGCACATTTCAGTCATTGTGGCAGGGGAAGAATTCGCCAAAACTAAGGGGCTTCTTCCAATCATTGATTATTTGGAGAGATACTATCAGATCCGCGATAATGTAAATGTTTTTATTGCAAAGGGGAATAGCGCCAAGGATCTGTTTCATGTGTATATTCCGATACAGAATATGCCGGCGCTGTCCATTGCCAGACGGGTTGACGTGTATGGAGGAAGCATGGGGCTCAAAAAGGGGATTGAATTTCAGGATGTCCTTCGCTGGAACTATGGTGGATATACAGAACCGGTTATTCCGGGGATTCAGAAAACAACACCTGCTGACGCTTCGGACTCGGCGGTTTTGAATAATATAAACGGGAATATGAAAATGTTTGAAATGACCGGCTTTGCTCTTTTTCAAGACAGCAAGCTGATCGGCTGGTACTCTCCGGGCGAATCCCGGGGATGGGGACTGCTCAAAAATATGGTCGATGTATTTGAAACGACGGTAGAATGTCCGGGGTATCCAAATGAAAGGATCGGATTAAAGTTTTCCCATACAAAAGGAAAGCTGAAAAATATATCCATCGACCCGCTTGAGTACGAAGCCGAGGTTTCTGCTACAGCAGAAGTCGGTGAGGTTACGTGTCCCATTGTCCTCGAAAAGGGGGACGGGCTTAATCGCATTGAGAAAAGTGCTGAAAAAAAGCTCCAAGAGGAAATGCAGCAGGCGTTTCAAACCGCTATTTCGCAGAAAACAGATGTAATTGGACTGAGACAGCTTCTTTATGAAAATCACTATAAAGAATGGCTCAAGAGGAAGGATCAATGGGATGACATGTTCAGCAGGGCCCGTTTAAAGACGAAGGCCACTGTAAACGTCCAGATTACTGGATTGAGGGTGAAAAGCATTTATGAAAAATAA